The following are from one region of the Osmerus mordax isolate fOsmMor3 chromosome 1, fOsmMor3.pri, whole genome shotgun sequence genome:
- the ywhaba gene encoding 14-3-3 protein beta/alpha-A, giving the protein MDKNDLVQKAKLAEQAERYDDMAADMKAVTEQGMELSNEERNLLSVAYKNVVGARRSSWRVISSIEQKSDGNDKKLQMAREYRQKIEKELQDICNDVLRLLDNFLIANASHPESRVFYLKMKGDYYRYLSEVASGESKQATVENSQQAYQEAFDISKKDMQPTHPIRLGLALNFSVFYYEILNSPDQACTLAKAAFDEAIAELDTLNEDSYKDSTLIMQLLRDNLTLWTSENQGDEADAGEGEN; this is encoded by the exons ATGGATAAGAACGACCTGGTCCAGAAGGCTAAGCTGGCCGAGCAGGCGGAGCGCTATGACGACATGGCGGCGGACATGAAGGCTGTGACGGAGCAGGGCATGGAGCTGTCCAACGAGGAGCGCAACCTGCTGTCGGTGGCCTACAAGAACGTGGTGGGGGCTCGCCGCTCCTCCTGGCGAGTCATCTCCAGCATCGAGCAGAAGTCCGACGGCAACGACAAGAAGCTGCAGATGGCCCGCGAGTACCGTCAGAAGATCGAGAAGGAGCTGCAGGACATCTGCAACGACGTGCTG CGCCTGCTTGACAACTTCCTCATCGCCAACGCGTCCCATCCAGAGAGCCGGGTGTTCTACCTCAAGATGAAGGGAGACTACTACAGATACCTGTCTGAAGTCGCCTCCGGAGAGTCCAAGCAAG CCACAGTGGAGAACTCCCAGCAGGCCTATCAGGAGGCGTTTGACATCAGTAAGAAGGACATGCAGCCCACACACCCAATCAGGCTGGGCCTGGCTCTCAACTTTTCTGTCTTCTACTACGAGATCCTCAACTCCCCCGACCAGGCCTGCACTCTCGCCAAGGCT gCTTTCGACGAGGCGATTGCAGAGCTTGACACCTTGAACGAGGACTCCTACAAAGACAGCACCCTGATCATGCAGCTACTAAGGGACAACCTGACT CTGTGGACATCAGAAAACCAGGGTGACGAGGCGGATGCAGGCGAAGGAGAGAACTAA
- the tomm34 gene encoding mitochondrial import receptor subunit TOM34, with protein MPQKRRSQSWTDLKQAGNEYFKTGQYGEAAALYSQAIKEVEKSGKKNSDDLSILYSNRAASYLKDGNCADCVKDCTVSLELVPFGIKPLLRRAAAYEALERYRLAYVDYKTALLVDNNIPAAVDGTNRMTKVLTEVDGPSWREKLPPLPTVPLAVRERQAQAQASSPVAAAVQQNGTRATSKPAPSQEAVKKALALKEEGNAFVKKGEHKKAIEKYTQSLKHNPTEITTYTNRALCYISVKQYKEAVRDCDEALGLDSSNIKALYRRAQAYKELKEHQSCVEDLSRLLRVEPQNTAALNLLQEVQKRK; from the exons ATGCCTCAGAAGCGCCGTTCTCAATCGTGGACTGACCTGAAACAGGCAGGAAACGAATATTTTAAGACTGGCCAGTACGGGGAGGCTGCCGCCCTCTACAGCCAAGCCATAAAAGAGGTGGAGAAATCCG GGAAGAAGAATTCTGATGACCTGAGTATTCTGTATTCCAATCGTGCTGCCAGTTACCTGAAGGATGGTAACTGTGCCGACTGTGTGAAGGATTGTACAGT GTCCCTGGAACTGGTTCCTTTTGGCATTAAGCCACTGCTGAGGAGAGCTGCTGCTTACGAGGCTCTGGAGAGGTACAGGCTGGCCTACGTCGACTACAAGACTGCCCTGCTGGTTGACAACAACATCCCTGCGGCTGTTGATGGAACTAACAG gatGACCAAGGTTCTGACAGAGGTGGATGGCCCGTCATGGAGAGAGaagctgcctcccctccccacggTCCCTCTGGCAGTCAGAGAACGacaagcccaggcccaggcctccAGCCCTGTAGCTGCAGCGGTGCAGCAGAATGGCACCAGAGCCACCAGCAAACCAG CCCCGAGCCAGGAGGCTGTGAAGAAGGCTCTGGCTCTGAAGGAGGAGGGCAATGCCTTTGTGAAGAAGGGAGAGCACAAGAAAGCCATCGAGAAATACACCCAGAGCCTGAAACACAATCCTACCGAGATCACCACCTACACCAACAG GGCACTCTGCTACATCTCAGTGAAGCAGTATAAAGAGGCGGTGAGGGACTGTGATGAGGCCCTTGGTCTGGACAGCAGCAACATTAAGGCTCTGTACAGGAGGGCGCAAGCTTACAAGGAGCTCAAG gaacaccAATCGTGTGTGGAAGACCTGAGCAGACTTCTGAGAGTGGAACCACAGAACACAGCCGCTCTCAACCTGCTCCAGGAAGTTCAGAAGAGGAAGTGA
- the nfs1 gene encoding cysteine desulfurase, mitochondrial has product MMSNTVTSKLLGSFRGFVCHRMSYAQSAATSAEREIIKSRELEKDELRPLYMDFQATTPMDPRVLDAMLPYQVNYYGNPHSRTHAYGWESESAMEKARKQVADLIAADPREIIFTSGATESNNMSIKGVARFYKAKKKHVITTQTEHKCVLDSCRVLESEGFSITYLPVKTNGLVDLELLEESIRPDTSLVSVMTINNEIGVMQPVREIGHICRSKNVFFHTDAAQAVGKIPINVSDWKVDLMSISGHKIYGPKGVGALYVRRRPRVRMEPLQSGGGQERGLRSGTVPTPLAVGLGAACEISQHEMEYDHRRVSMLANRLIKKIMSEIPDVVMNGDPDHRYPGCVNLSFAYVEGESLLMALKDIALSSGSACTSASLEPSYVLRAIGTEEDLAHSSIRFGLGRFSTEEEVDYTADKCIQQVRRLRDMSPLWEMVQEGIDIKSIKWTQH; this is encoded by the exons ATGATGAGCAACACAGTTACCTCCAAGCTCCTTGGGTCGTTCCGAGGATTTGTATGTCACCGAATGAGCTATGCTCAGAGTGCTGCCACTTCTGCTGAGAGGG AGATCATTAAAAGCCGTGAGTTGGAGAAGGATGAACTTCGACCACTCTACATGGACTTCCAAGCCACAACACCTATG GACCCCAGAGTTCTGGACGCCATGCTTCCCTACCAGGTCAACTACTATGGCAACCCTCACTCCCGAACACACGCTTACGGGTGGGAAAGTGAGAGTGCTATGGAGAAAGCCAGAAAG CAAGTAGCAGACCTGATTGCTGCAGATCCCAGAGAGATCATATTCACCAGTGGAGCCACTGAGTCAAACAACATGTCAATCAAG GGCGTGGCTCGTTTCTACAAAGCCAAGAAGAAGCATGTGATCACTACTCAGACGGAACATAAGTGTGTTCTAGACTCTTGCCGTGTCCTGGAGTCGGAGGGATTCAGCATCACCTATCTCCCAGTCAAGACCAACGGACTGGTTGACCTTGAG ctgctggaggagagcaTCCGTCCAGACACCAGCCTGGTTTCAGTCATGACTATCAACAATGAGATTGGAGTGATGCAGCCAGTGCGGGAGATAG GTCACATCTGTCGCTCCAAGAATGTGTTCTTCCACACGGACGCCGCGCAGGCCGTTGGCAAGATCCCCATCaatgtctctgactggaaggTGGACCTCATGTCCATCAGTGGACACAAAATCTATGGACCCAAAG GTGTGGGAGCTCTGTACGTGCGGAGGCGTCCGCGTGTGAGGATGGAGCCGCTGCAGAGTGGGGGGGGTCAGGAGAGGGGGCTGCGCTCTGGAACCGTGCCCACTCCTCTGGCTGTTGGCCTGGGTGCTGCCTGTGAGATCTCCCAGCATGAGATGGAG TACGACCACCGACGTGTGTCCATGCTGGCTAACCGACTAATCAAGAAAATTATGTCCGAGATCCCAGATGTGGTGATGAACGGAGACCCTGACCACAGATACCCAG GCTGTGTTAACCTGTCATTTGCCTacgtggagggagagagtcttCTGATGGCCCTGAAAGACATAGCTCTGTCATCTGGGAG TGCCTGCACCTCTGCATCTCTAGAACCTTCCTATGTTCTGAGGGCCATTGGCACAGAGGAGGACCTAGCCCACTCTTCCATCCG GTTTGGGCTTGGTCGCTTTAGcacagaggaggaagtggactACACAGCAGACAAATGCATCCAGCAGGTCAGAAGGCTCAGGGAtatgag CCCTCTGTGGGAGATGGTTCAGGAGGGTATTGACATAAAGAGCATCAAGTGGACCCAGCACTAG
- the rbm12 gene encoding RNA-binding protein 12: MAVVIRLQGLPIVAGTMDIRHFFSGLTIPDGGVHIVGGEHGEAFMVFATDEDARLGMMRTGGAIKGSKVSLLLSSKTEMHNMIELSRRRFETGSGETAAGNGSRPGGPPASTAGSGRGFSNTTTATTAPSGHDSGGNKNPSTYASSSASMPPSFSNNYSSPAITTLASHNSGPPPIPSLPPMPTIPPMPVPPPVSSLPPVPTVSPLTQGPPVPPMSHLAHMSAMPPFNPGVPPPGGMAQGLPLGTPNHMFLGHMNPLASLNLQAHMKAAVGGAAGLGGPPVGLGPDDLYAHLQGLPFTATEMDIRDMFQGLGLDSIRLLRDNMGRSSGRALVKFFSPQDTFEAVKRGGALMGQRFVEISPASERQWASVGGPAHSKPNNNNQQESQDQHRRGSMTSASPGGRGERGRSRSPQKPEFCVYLKGLPYEADKKQIFDFFKNLEMVEDSLYIAYGPTGRATGEGFVEFKNEMDYKAALGSHMQYMGSRFIQVHPISKKGMFEKIDSIRKRMQGSQGEQKNSSDPAKGARNCGHISNIPYNVSKKDVRLFLEGVGVFEDSLKVLVDGNGNGLGQAVVQFRSEDDAHNAERLHRQKLNGRDAFVHLVTFEQMKEIERNPPPQVKRGQGKVQGQGSSQVQVHAQAHAQAHVQAQANPFGMTGEEFNFLRNTVGNLNNGPFVGPFPGPGNGLAGPPPLPPLAAGLGDVGLGLPPPLVGHMPGPILEPPGFRPGNSSGPPGFGQPPFDNNSRKNGGQGRGGGSGGGGGGGQGRGGGGVPGADPLRGQGAAGPGNPRGGGPTIVKIQNMPFTVTVDEIMDFFYGYQVLPGSVCLQFSEKGLPTGEAMVAFESHDEAMSAVMDLNDRPIGARKVKISLG; the protein is encoded by the coding sequence ATGGCGGTGGTTATCCGCCTGCAAGGCCTGCCCATCGTGGCGGGCACCATGGACATACGGCACTTCTTCTCCGGCCTCACCATACCGGATGGGGGGGTTCACATAGTGGGGGGGGAGCATGGCGAGGCCTTTATGGTGTTTGCGACGGACGAGGATGCCAGGCTAGGTATGATGCGTACAGGTGGGGCCATCAAGGGCTCCAAGGTGTCCCTCCTGCTCAGCAGCAAGACTGAGATGCACAACATGATCGAACTGAGCCGCCGCCGTTTCGAGACAGGTAGCGGCGAGACCGCCGCCGGTAACGGCAGCCGGCCGGGAGGACCCCCCGCCAGCACTgctgggagtgggaggggctttagcaacaccaccaccgccaccacTGCACCCTCTGGCCATGACAGCGGTGGCAACAAGAACCCATCCACTtatgcctcctcctctgccagcATGCCGCCAAGCTTCAGCAACAACTACAGCAGCCCCGCCATCACCACTCTGGCCTCCCACAACTccggcccccctcccatcccctccctgccccccatgCCTACCATCCCTCCCATGCCAGTCCCTCCTCCCgtttcctccctcccacctgtcCCGACCGTTTCCCCCCTCACCCAGGGGCCACCTGTGCCCCCTATGTCCCATCTTGCCCACATGTCAGCCATGCCTCCCTTCAACCCCGGCGTGCCACCCCCTGGTGGCATGGCCCAAGGCCTGCCCTTGGGGACGCCAAACCATATGTTCCTTGGCCATATGaaccccctggcctccctcaaTCTGCAAGCACACATGAAAGCTGCTGTAGGGGGTGCTGCAGGTCTTGGCGGGCCACCTGTAGGTCTTGGACCAGATGATCTGTATGCCCATCTCCAAGGACTTCCCTTCACAGCCACAGAGATGGACATTCGAGATATGTTCCAGGGCCTGGGGCTCGACTCGATCCGCCTACTGAGAGACAACATGGGCCGCAGCAGTGGTCGAGCCCTGGTCAAGTTCTTCTCCCCCCAGGACACGTTCGAGGCGGTAAAACGCGGTGGCGCCCTCATGGGCCAGCGATTTGTGGAGATCAGCCCCGCTTCTGAGCGACAGTGGGCAAGCGTTGGTGGGCCAGCCCACTCCAaacccaacaacaacaaccagcaGGAGTCCCAGGACCAACATCGACGTGGCAGCATGACGTCGGCGTCTCCCGGGGGCCGGGGGGAGCGTGGGCGGTCCCGCTCTCCACAAAAGCCGGAGTTCTGTGTTTACCTAAAAGGCCTGCCTTACGAAGCAGACAAGAAGCAGATATTCGACTTCTTTAAGAACCTGGAGATGGTAGAGGACAGCCTGTATATTGCCTACGGTCCTACCGGCCGTGCCACGGGGGAAGGCTTTGTTGAATTCAAGAATGAGATGGACTACAAGGCAGCCCTCGGTTCACACATGCAGTACATGGGCAGTAGGTTCATTCAGGTCCATCCCATCAGCAAGAAAGGAATGTTCGAGAAGATTGACTCCATCCGTAAACGCATGCAGGGCTCCCAGGGTGAACAGAAGAACAGCTCCGACCCGGCCAAAGGTGCCAGGAACTGCGGCCACATATCCAACATCCCCTACAATGTGTCAAAGAAGGACGTACGCCTGTTTCTGGAGGGGGTCGGGGTGTTTGAGGACAGCCTGAAGGTTCTAGTGGACGGGAACGGTAACGGATTGGGCCAGGCTGTGGTGCAGTTCCGTTCCGAAGACGACGCTCACAACGCCGAACGGCTCCACCGGCAGAAACTGAACGGCAGGGACGCCTTCGTGCACCTGGTCACCTTCGAGCAGATGAAGGAGATCGAGAGAAACCCTCCACCCCAGGTCAAGAGGGGGCAGGGTAAGGTTCAGGGTCAGGGCAGCTCCCAGGTTCAGGTTCACGCACAGGCCCATGCACAGGCCCACGTTCAGGCCCAAGCGAACCCCTTCGGCATGACAGGAGAAGAGTTCAACTTCCTCAGAAACACAGTAGGGAACCTAAACAATGGGCCATTCGTAGGCCCGTTTCCAGGCCCAGGTAATGGCCTAGCGGGGCCccctccactgccccccctGGCAGCAGGTCTGGGGGACGTGGGTCTaggccttccccctcccctggtGGGACACATGCCAGGCCCTATTCTGGAACCTCCAGGGTTCCGGCCCGGCAATTCTAGTGGACCTCCAGGTTTTGGTCAGCCGCCATTCGACAACAATTCTAGAAAGAATGGAGGCCAGGGGCGAGGgggtgggagtggaggggggggaggaggaggacagggtcggggtgggggaggagtacCGGGAGCTGACCCCCTCAGAGGACAGGGGGCCGCAGGGCCAGGAAACCCCCGCGGTGGGGGACCCACCATTGTCAAGATCCAGAACATGCCGTTCACAGTGACTGTTGATGAAATCATGGACTTCTTCTACGGATACCAGGTGCTCCCTGGGTCTGTATGCCTACAATTCAGTGAAAAGGGCCTGCCCACTGGGGAGGCGATGGTGGCTTTTGAGTCCCACGACGAGGCCATGTCCGCCGTCATGGACCTCAATGACCGCCCGATAGGCGCCCGCAAGGTCAAAATCAGTCTAGGCTAA
- the LOC136951464 gene encoding copine-3-like isoform X2: protein MATDCVSKIELSISCSNLLDKDVGSKSDPLCVLLQSIGDDKWAELDRTERVNNCQDPSFSTRLRVDYYFEKVQKLKLGVYDIDNKSVDLTDDDFLGGLECTLGQIVSSKKLTRPLQLKKGKPAGKGTITITAEEIKDNRSIVLEAAAKSLDKKDLFGKSDPFLEFFKQGDDGQWQLVHRTEVVKNNLNPSWKTFTVPLQTFCSCDLEKSIKVVCYDKDEDTSSDMIGQFTCTAAKLLEGKDRVVEFDCIHPEKQKKKKSYKNSGVVIFKSCQLAAQYSFLDYVMGGCQINFTVGIDFTGSNGDPRSPSSLHYLSPDGQNQYLMATWSVGQVVQDYDTDKLFPAFGFGAKVPPDWQVSHEFALNFNPSNPYCQGVQGIIEAYRLALPQVKLHGPTNFSPIINHVARLAVGGAQQNNASQYFVLLILTDGEITDLDQTRDAIVAASRLPMSIIIIGVGEADFKAMEMLDGDDGILKSLSGEPVARDIVQFVPFRQFSNAPKEALAQSVLAEVPNQLVSYFKMRKLDPISLPGAKA, encoded by the exons atGGCGACTGATTGCGTGTCGAAGATCGAGCTCTCCATCTCGTGCAGCAACCTTCTAGACAAGGATGTTGGTTCGAAGTCTGATCCGCTGTGTGTGCTTTTGCAGAGCATTGGTGACGACAAGTGGGCAGAG cTGGACCGTACAGAACGTGTGAACAACTGCCAGGACCCCTCCTTCAGCACGCGTCTGCGTGTGGACTACTACTTTGAGAAGGTCCAGAAGTTGAAGCTGGGCGTCTACGACATCGATAACAAGTCTGTGGACCTGACCGATGACGACTTCCTGGGAGGGCTTGAGTGCACTCTGGGACAG ATTGTCTCCAGTAAGAAGCTCACCAGACCGTTACAGCTGAAGAAGGGCAAGCCTGCTGGCAAAGGAACCATCACT atcaCAGCAGAGGAGATTAAAGACAACAGATCCATAGTTTTGGAGGCGGCAGCTAAAAGCCTGGATAAGAAG gatcTTTTTGGGAAATCGGACCCATTTCTGGAGTTCTTCAAGCAGGGAGACGATGGCCAGTGGCAGCTGGTGCACAGAACAGAG GTGGTGAAGAACAACCTGAACCCATCCTGGAAGACCTTCACCGTGCCGCTGCAGACCTTCTGCAGCTGTGACTTGGAGAAGAGCATTAAG GTTGTGTGTTACGATAAGGACGAGGACACCAGCTCTGACATGATTGGCCAGTTCACTTGTACGGCTGCCAAGCTGTTGGAGGGCAAAGACAGAGTG GTGGAGTTCGACTGTATCCACCCTGAGaaacaaaagaagaagaagagttaTAAGAACTCTGGAGTGGTCATTTTCAAGTCCTGCCAG CTGGCGGCTCAGTACTCGTTCCTGGACTATGTGATGGGTGGTTGCCAGATCAACTTCACG GTGGGAATAGACTTCACTGGGTCCAACGGAGACCCTCGTTCCCCCAGCTCTCTGCATTACCTGAGCCCCGACGGGCAGAACCAGTACCTGATGGCCACCTGGTCTGTGGGTCAGGTGGTGCAGGACTACGATAC TGATAAACTCTTCCCGGCTTTTGGCTTCGGAGCCAAGGTTCCTCCAGACTGGCAGGTCTCCCATGAGTTTGCACTGAACTTCAACCCCAGTAACCCCTACTGCCAAG gtgtccaGGGCATCATAGAGGCTTACCGTTTGGCTCTACCCCAAGTAAAACTGCACGGTCCCACCAACTTCTCTCCCATCATCAACCATGTCGCCCGTCTCGCTGTTGGGGGAGCACAACAGAACAACGCATCT CAATACTTTGTACTGCTGATCCTGACTGATGGAGAGATCACAGACCTGGACCAGACCCGTGACGCCATCGTAGCCGCCTCCCGCCTCCCCATGTCAATCATCATCATCGGAGTGGGCGAGGCCGACTTCAAG GCCATGGAAATGCTGGATGGAGACGATGGTATCCTCAAGTCCCTGAGCGGGGAGCCAGTGGCCCGAGACATCGTCCAGTTTGTCCCCTTCAGGCAGTTCAGCAAT GCACCTAAAGAGGCTCTGGCCCAGAGTGTTCTGGCTGAGGTACCCAATCAGCTGGTGTCTTATTTCAAGATGAGGAAGCTTGACCCTATCAGTCTTCCTGGTGCTAAAGCATAG
- the LOC136951464 gene encoding copine-3-like isoform X1 — MATDCVSKIELSISCSNLLDKDVGSKSDPLCVLLQSIGDDKWAELDRTERVNNCQDPSFSTRLRVDYYFEKVQKLKLGVYDIDNKSVDLTDDDFLGGLECTLGQIVSSKKLTRPLQLKKGKPAGKGTITITAEEIKDNRSIVLEAAAKSLDKKDLFGKSDPFLEFFKQGDDGQWQLVHRTEVVKNNLNPSWKTFTVPLQTFCSCDLEKSIKVHCSDYDNDGSHDLIGVFQTSVAQLQKAAHGSPVEFDCIHPEKQKKKKSYKNSGVVIFKSCQLAAQYSFLDYVMGGCQINFTVGIDFTGSNGDPRSPSSLHYLSPDGQNQYLMATWSVGQVVQDYDTDKLFPAFGFGAKVPPDWQVSHEFALNFNPSNPYCQGVQGIIEAYRLALPQVKLHGPTNFSPIINHVARLAVGGAQQNNASQYFVLLILTDGEITDLDQTRDAIVAASRLPMSIIIIGVGEADFKAMEMLDGDDGILKSLSGEPVARDIVQFVPFRQFSNAPKEALAQSVLAEVPNQLVSYFKMRKLDPISLPGAKA, encoded by the exons atGGCGACTGATTGCGTGTCGAAGATCGAGCTCTCCATCTCGTGCAGCAACCTTCTAGACAAGGATGTTGGTTCGAAGTCTGATCCGCTGTGTGTGCTTTTGCAGAGCATTGGTGACGACAAGTGGGCAGAG cTGGACCGTACAGAACGTGTGAACAACTGCCAGGACCCCTCCTTCAGCACGCGTCTGCGTGTGGACTACTACTTTGAGAAGGTCCAGAAGTTGAAGCTGGGCGTCTACGACATCGATAACAAGTCTGTGGACCTGACCGATGACGACTTCCTGGGAGGGCTTGAGTGCACTCTGGGACAG ATTGTCTCCAGTAAGAAGCTCACCAGACCGTTACAGCTGAAGAAGGGCAAGCCTGCTGGCAAAGGAACCATCACT atcaCAGCAGAGGAGATTAAAGACAACAGATCCATAGTTTTGGAGGCGGCAGCTAAAAGCCTGGATAAGAAG gatcTTTTTGGGAAATCGGACCCATTTCTGGAGTTCTTCAAGCAGGGAGACGATGGCCAGTGGCAGCTGGTGCACAGAACAGAG GTGGTGAAGAACAACCTGAACCCATCCTGGAAGACCTTCACCGTGCCGCTGCAGACCTTCTGCAGCTGTGACTTGGAGAAGAGCATTAAG gttCACTGCTCTGACTATGATAACGATGGCTCGCATGACCTCATTGGTGTTTTCCAAACTAGTGTTGCACAGCTGCAGAAAGCTGCCCATGGTTCACCG GTGGAGTTCGACTGTATCCACCCTGAGaaacaaaagaagaagaagagttaTAAGAACTCTGGAGTGGTCATTTTCAAGTCCTGCCAG CTGGCGGCTCAGTACTCGTTCCTGGACTATGTGATGGGTGGTTGCCAGATCAACTTCACG GTGGGAATAGACTTCACTGGGTCCAACGGAGACCCTCGTTCCCCCAGCTCTCTGCATTACCTGAGCCCCGACGGGCAGAACCAGTACCTGATGGCCACCTGGTCTGTGGGTCAGGTGGTGCAGGACTACGATAC TGATAAACTCTTCCCGGCTTTTGGCTTCGGAGCCAAGGTTCCTCCAGACTGGCAGGTCTCCCATGAGTTTGCACTGAACTTCAACCCCAGTAACCCCTACTGCCAAG gtgtccaGGGCATCATAGAGGCTTACCGTTTGGCTCTACCCCAAGTAAAACTGCACGGTCCCACCAACTTCTCTCCCATCATCAACCATGTCGCCCGTCTCGCTGTTGGGGGAGCACAACAGAACAACGCATCT CAATACTTTGTACTGCTGATCCTGACTGATGGAGAGATCACAGACCTGGACCAGACCCGTGACGCCATCGTAGCCGCCTCCCGCCTCCCCATGTCAATCATCATCATCGGAGTGGGCGAGGCCGACTTCAAG GCCATGGAAATGCTGGATGGAGACGATGGTATCCTCAAGTCCCTGAGCGGGGAGCCAGTGGCCCGAGACATCGTCCAGTTTGTCCCCTTCAGGCAGTTCAGCAAT GCACCTAAAGAGGCTCTGGCCCAGAGTGTTCTGGCTGAGGTACCCAATCAGCTGGTGTCTTATTTCAAGATGAGGAAGCTTGACCCTATCAGTCTTCCTGGTGCTAAAGCATAG